The following are encoded together in the Candidatus Eisenbacteria bacterium genome:
- a CDS encoding SpoIIE family protein phosphatase, producing MNGERHPRRGGFAFRALVFFAPFLILYGLSGYATIDRLPDYGMRQRLFQVLQVDAGRPADRAGLLPGDRIVELNGIPIDDTIRLFSESARIRPGDEVTFKIRRGEETREVTLSPDAHTRDHRLGVLARGLTGIAFLLVGLLVLWNRSDRIGRTFYLAGACFAITLFEPPATGSTIAQYGIKILRDAAFFFLAPLFLRFFLLFPREKRIPRWLVPLRPWPAGAKRPLSFPLFGISLILWIASSLISLQVFIRGRADVTLFGLLQFLGAIFIFSCLIGGIASFFHSWARTKTPALRSRLRWVVAGTVIPLGVLAVVNVVQQVNPEIMPPGRPFYPLLLIILPISFAHAIVRYGLFDFELILKRSILYTLLTTFLAMSYLVFVELLSRLLRDVAGNTDIPATLVSLFLLALLFSPARDRIQRWVDRTFYPEKHAYRRTLQEFSTAVTTILDLETLVPLMAQRISSSLRIPKVAVFLPGDDLSLDLRAETGFGAIDPARFRFSEGERVLEMARSSADVLPVEQMLHHGGAEPLSLRELTRLQELDTSHLLPLHSGKSLVGLISLGRKSSQEVFSHEDRQLLKIFAAQAALAIENAKLHRNTIVQEKMQQEMRLAREIQKQFLPSAPPRIPSIEVAAINDPCEEIGGDYYDYVDLGGRSFGVAIGDAAGSGVTAALLMASLQASFRAEAVNNHSPSDVLHRINNFTFQRTHTARFVTFFYGLIDLKSGLFRYANAGHNPPILVGADGSSRFLTESDLILGVDADVVYHEHALQLRSGDLVVLFTDGVTDELNAEDESFGEERLRDLIVRHRDLPAAELIERILVEVRDFMGDDPGDDVTLLALRYHPGH from the coding sequence ATGAACGGCGAGCGGCACCCTCGACGAGGCGGATTCGCCTTCCGGGCGTTGGTGTTTTTCGCTCCCTTCCTGATTCTCTACGGCCTAAGCGGATACGCCACGATCGATCGCCTTCCCGACTACGGCATGCGGCAGAGGCTCTTTCAGGTTCTGCAGGTCGATGCGGGCAGGCCCGCGGACCGCGCCGGACTTCTGCCGGGCGACCGCATCGTCGAGCTGAACGGCATCCCCATCGACGATACGATTCGTCTCTTCAGCGAGAGCGCCCGGATCCGACCGGGGGACGAGGTCACCTTCAAGATCCGGCGCGGCGAGGAGACGCGCGAAGTGACCCTCAGCCCCGATGCGCACACCCGGGACCACCGTCTGGGCGTTCTCGCCCGCGGACTAACGGGGATCGCCTTTCTCCTCGTCGGTCTTCTGGTTCTCTGGAACCGCTCGGACAGGATCGGCCGCACTTTTTATTTGGCCGGCGCCTGCTTCGCAATCACCCTCTTCGAGCCACCCGCGACGGGGAGCACCATCGCCCAGTACGGAATTAAGATCCTGCGCGACGCGGCGTTTTTTTTCCTGGCCCCCCTCTTCCTCCGGTTCTTCCTCCTCTTTCCGCGGGAAAAGAGAATACCCCGCTGGCTCGTTCCGCTCCGGCCCTGGCCGGCGGGCGCGAAGCGGCCTCTCTCCTTCCCTCTCTTCGGGATCAGCCTGATCCTGTGGATCGCCAGCTCTCTCATCTCGCTTCAGGTCTTCATCCGGGGCCGCGCCGACGTCACCCTCTTCGGACTTCTGCAATTTCTCGGCGCGATCTTCATTTTCTCCTGTCTGATCGGCGGGATCGCCTCCTTCTTTCACAGCTGGGCGCGAACGAAAACGCCGGCGCTTCGAAGCAGGCTACGCTGGGTCGTGGCCGGGACCGTGATCCCGCTCGGCGTGCTCGCGGTGGTGAACGTGGTGCAACAGGTCAACCCCGAGATCATGCCTCCGGGGAGGCCCTTCTATCCCCTACTGCTTATCATCCTCCCCATCAGCTTCGCCCACGCCATCGTCCGCTACGGCCTCTTCGATTTCGAACTGATCCTCAAGAGAAGCATTCTCTACACGCTTCTCACGACCTTTCTGGCGATGAGTTACCTGGTCTTCGTGGAACTCCTCAGCAGGCTTTTGCGGGACGTGGCGGGAAACACGGACATTCCCGCCACGCTGGTCTCTCTCTTCCTCCTGGCTCTTCTCTTTTCCCCCGCGCGGGACAGGATCCAGCGCTGGGTGGACCGCACCTTCTATCCGGAGAAACACGCCTACCGCCGGACCCTGCAGGAGTTCAGCACGGCCGTCACCACCATACTGGACCTGGAGACCCTCGTCCCGCTGATGGCGCAGAGAATTTCCTCCTCGCTCCGGATCCCCAAGGTAGCCGTCTTTCTTCCCGGTGACGACCTCTCCCTCGATCTGCGCGCGGAAACCGGCTTCGGGGCAATCGACCCCGCGCGGTTCCGCTTCTCCGAGGGGGAACGTGTCCTGGAGATGGCGCGCTCCAGCGCCGATGTTCTCCCGGTGGAGCAGATGTTGCACCACGGGGGCGCCGAACCCCTCTCGCTGCGGGAACTGACCCGTCTACAGGAGTTGGACACGTCTCACCTTCTCCCCCTCCACTCCGGTAAATCCCTGGTGGGCCTCATCTCGCTGGGGCGCAAATCATCGCAGGAGGTTTTCTCCCACGAGGACAGGCAGCTTCTGAAAATCTTCGCCGCCCAGGCGGCGCTGGCGATCGAGAACGCCAAGCTGCACAGGAACACGATCGTTCAGGAGAAAATGCAGCAGGAAATGCGTCTCGCCCGGGAGATTCAAAAACAGTTTCTCCCCAGCGCACCGCCGCGGATCCCCTCCATCGAGGTCGCGGCGATCAACGATCCCTGCGAGGAGATCGGCGGCGATTATTACGATTACGTCGATCTCGGCGGTCGCAGTTTCGGAGTGGCGATCGGCGACGCGGCGGGAAGCGGCGTCACCGCCGCGCTGTTGATGGCGAGCCTCCAGGCCTCCTTCCGCGCCGAAGCGGTGAACAATCACTCCCCCTCGGACGTGCTGCACCGGATCAACAACTTCACGTTCCAACGGACCCACACCGCTCGCTTCGTCACTTTCTTTTACGGCTTGATCGACTTGAAGAGCGGTCTCTTCCGCTACGCCAACGCCGGCCACAACCCACCCATCCTGGTGGGAGCCGATGGCTCCTCCCGGTTTCTCACCGAGTCGGACCTGATCCTCGGAGTCGACGCGGACGTGGTTTACCACGAACACGCCCTGCAGCTCCGGAGCGGCGACCTGGTCGTTCTCTTCACCGACGGCGTCACCGACGAATTGAACGCCGAAGACGAAAGTTTCGGAGAGGAGAGGCTGCGCGACCTGATCGTCCGCCACCGCGATCTCCCCGCGGCGGAACTCATCGAAAGGATCCTCGTCGAGGTTCGCGACTTCATGGGAGACGACCCGGGAGACGACGTCACCCTTCTGGCGCTCCGCTACCACCCAGGCCACTGA